The Misgurnus anguillicaudatus chromosome 23, ASM2758022v2, whole genome shotgun sequence sequence TTTGCAGATGAGTTGCATTGTAACAATCTAGCATAGGTTTCTTTATTAACCCAAAATCTGTTCAATATTTAACCAGCGTTTGGtcgaaaataacccagcagaatttatAGGAAatgagttcacccaaaaagattttaaaataatttaccctcatgttgttctaggCCTGTATGATATTTCTTtctaaataagatattttgataaataagcACACAGCTGGTGGAAACTATTGATTTTCATATTGGGAAAAACAAATCCTATGAAATTAAATGGGAACCGTCAATtctgtttttacaaattttatcaaaaatatttatcatttatcacaatttCATAGgattgtttttcctactatgcaAGTCAACGGTTTCCACCAGATGTGCAGATGTGTGTCCAAAAGTTAACTAACAAAAAATAACTGTGTTAATTGTTTTCTTAATAAATGTACTTTACTCCTCATCAACAGGAACCACCAGAATGTGGTCTTGGTTCTGTggcaaagaaaatgaatatttgAAAGAAGAACTGATAAGATCTACGCAATCCCTTCACCACTACATACACAAATACTTCAACATCACTAACAGGCTGTCGGAGATCCTCAATACTCAGATGTATCAAAACATCTTACCTGCAGTCTCAGCCAATGACAGTGAAAGTATCGAGCAGAACTGTGTCAGGGTTAGACATGTTATGAGCCAAATCCTTGGCCTATGTGAAAGGGAGGACAAACTTGTTCAGAAGGGAACTAAATCTACACTTTATGAAAAGATCGCCTTCTCTGTTGGGTCACTGGAAGAAAAGGCTGCAGTGATAAAAGACGTGCATGATAAGAACATGGGTGTCTTGGGGAATGTCTATGGTCCTTTAGTCACTGTTCAGCTTGCCAGAAGTAATCTGAGAGACGTAATGCCTCCAGTGGAACTGCTTAAATCTCAGCACGTTTCATCATTCGTCCTGCTGGGAGATCTCGAGCAGAGCAGTAAAACGATCATAAAGCTTCTGTGTGGATCGCAAAACCATCAAACGAGCCTTGATGAAGCCATACAGTTAATGCAAGATCTCCTTTCTA is a genomic window containing:
- the LOC141359641 gene encoding single-pass membrane and coiled-coil domain-containing protein 3-like; this translates as MWSWFCGKENEYLKEELIRSTQSLHHYIHKYFNITNRLSEILNTQMYQNILPAVSANDSESIEQNCVRVRHVMSQILGLCEREDKLVQKGTKSTLYEKIAFSVGSLEEKAAVIKDVHDKNMGVLGNVYGPLVTVQLARSNLRDVMPPVELLKSQHVSSFVLLGDLEQSSKTIIKLLCGSQNHQTSLDEAIQLMQDLLSILRPPCDSYNDILCEVEAYVKIISKKM